The genome window ATCATTACCGATGATATTGCTTCTATTTTCATTACTGTTGTGTAGAAGTAGACTCATTTCTTGGATATCTGTGTTGCTCTTTTCTATATCTAACTTTGCtactttatttaaattggttatttcttctttatctatatatttccgtttattattatttccacTAATACCCTCAAAGCTCCTTCCAATATTTTCGCTTAATTGCTCACTATCCCTATTGTTTTCTGTTATAtctttgtatattttatcatctattatttttgattgctcatattttttttcatttttaatcttaggttttttattattgccTATTTGGCAACTCAAgtacaataaaaattcattataaggatgataataataagaGTTGCTCCCGTCTgcatttttcatattcctaataaaatttttattttcttgaGATTCAGATTCATAATAACATTCTCTAATATTCAATTTTtggcatatatattttattaatgttGTTTTTCCGCTTCCAGGCACACCTAATATTACACATACATTTTTCAATTTGAGtatatcttcattttctttagtGTTGGAAGCGATTTGTAATTCTTTACATAATATCGGATCAttgttaaaatttattatgtttataaaaaaatgcaaaatatttaatttgtcCTTTGGATGCACTAATATTTCATCAAAATTTTGGggcatataataattcattttttaaagacataagggaaaaatatattcccCAAAAGtttatagtaaaaaaaaaaaaataactaataaaattaaaaaaggataatttattaagttatatatatttttttccttttttatcCATCCTATTATGAGTCTACATAATTATtgtgtataaatataataaattgtataaataaatatgtgcatatgtttatacacttaaaaaaaatataagcatACAACGCATAacatcatatatatacatgcaaTATCATATAAACCCGTAAACTTGCTTATGCACATTGTAGCCAAATGTTACTTATttcatatacataaaaaaatattatataatatgtattatgtatgtatgtatgtatataatatataggagccttttctttttttatttaaacaatttaCATTCCTATTTATAGTGCcttcatttatttgtttaaagaaaaaaaatatacaattcgataaaattttattcatttttaatttaacaatataatatatgtataacatttttatttttttcgattttttacattaatGTATTTTTCGAATATTATTAGCATTCCTCACATtttatacttatttatactaggataatatatatttttatggtGTGCTCATTTTGTGGATTTTTCGCTGTAAAAcaagataaaatatttatatttttctaaacCCTCATAAAAgataatcataaaaattagAGGTATTATTATTCGTGGTATATGCTCATTTTTTAGCAAACCAAACAGAAggtacacatatatataacacatCATATTATAAACCCCTATATATTCCATTTTTGGCTTTTGAATTAATATTGCTGTTCATTTTggaatagaaaaaaatatattactattaaATTCTATagaaagaaaatgaatgaaaatataagcAAGGTTAATAGTACAATTGTTGAATTGTTGGGTATGTCTGATTTATTTAGAAGAATGCAAAATTCATGTTGGGGAAAATGTATACCCGATGTAAATGAACCTTTTTTATCAGTTGGTGAAACGAGTTGTGTTGATAGATGTGTCCATAAATATTTGGAGATACATACATTAGTAggaaaaaatttacaaGAAAGTCAAGTTATGAAATAGctaagaaataaaataaatcaaatacccaaaataatgcatataatatattatatacctAGAATTTTTCACatattatacaattttaattatttatcattGTATGTTCACtataactttttatttattttctttttgtcTCATaatgttttcttttttaataatttttttttaacatacAACTTTTTCTCgtttatttacatattatttcattgtTTAATAAcctataaatatttttttctatacaTCCATTCACCGTTGTAATTATACACATAAATGtgcattttgtttttaactTTAAAATCCTTAACACATTCTTTTAAtcttaaatatatattatcattaataatgttttattattgatataccacaattatatattgtttccttcttttccttttaattactattaaaaatataatggggaataaaataaaacaattcaTTCCTATGCATTTTATTCCTTACtaactattttaaaaaacagTGACTCTAAAAAACTATTTAAAAGCGAtcgaattatttttttttataaacataaacAATTCTTATAGAAGATAAAACgccattaaaaaaaaatataaaacaaataacaataataataaatattaaaaatgggGAAAACGAATAGGattgtttaatttttattttatatcaagtgaataaatataccgCGATGAAGGAGGATATTAGTActtcatatataaagaagtatatataggagaaataaaacaacgattgttttatattatcacgattttattttttctgaatGCTATTGAAGCACGTTCGTATTGAGGatatacttattttttcgttttccttttcatatatttaggtttttattttttttatttgcatatttgtaaatttatattttgtgaaACAAACACATGTATATAGtgaatttataaataagaGTTACATTGCTAACATTTTAGCAATTCTTTgatttttccatttttcaTCCACCAATTTATGGTGAGGAATCCATATTCTatcatttttgtttattcagtttttttttgccaTGTTTGCAAAgtttatgttttatttaaaaccttctaataaatatgtatccAATTATAAATACTTGTTCCaacatattattaaacaaaattatgagtctaacatatttaaaaaaagtataagGAGGATgctcctttttttttataaggAAGTTCATCCAGATTTAACTCAGGATTTACCAGacgaattaaaaaaaataaatagtgAATCATTAAGTATTTTAAACTCCTATATAGACATATTAAGCTCATCAAATAAAactgaaaataatatatttgtagaaaaaaagctagtattttttaaattatttgaaaattctgaacataaaataataaagggaagatataaaaatatcgaaataaatttacagactataaataataatttgtcAGAAGAAGATAAGGAGCATATTATAGccaaattaatatatgatattaaaaaatcgctagaaaaaatacaatcgaaaaatatatttaataataatgataatatggaagatattgaaaatattattgatGACACATCAtcttattttcatcataaaaaaaaaaatgaaaaagacgATACTATAAAGTCTATATGGGACGATCTAATGGAtcatgtaaaaaataaagaagcCCTTTATCATCCATCTGAAGaagaaacaaaatatatacaagaaaaaaaaaattatttttattacataaaaaaaaaattagaatataaatatcaaaaaataaatcacaGAAAACGACGGAAAGAAAAATTGCAAAACgttaataaaattgctAATAAAATAGTTCAAGACAAATTTGCagatattgaaaaaaaaaaaaaaaattttaagaCAAATGATGAGCAATTAATTCTTAATCAAAGTTATAAAATTACCCAAATGGGATATGATCCAaatctaattttttttaataaggatattaataatgacaaaaaaaaacaagctatagaaaatatttgtgGAATTAATTTAAACGATGATGCTGATAAATGGTTATTAgaaaattgtttaaaacttttaaaaaatcacAAAATACAAATACCTATAGTTTTTTACAATGGGAAAGAAATTTCAGTGTCCCAAACGTTTGGATACATTTAtgtaatttaaaattaaaatattaaaaaaaaagaaaaaaatgtctgtatatatataatataactatccccaataaaattaaataaaataacacaaatatatccatttttatattatagcTTCCTGTAGATTTTTGCTTAaatcaattttttacatttctAGAAAATAATCTTTATCAAGCACGAACTATTCGTGGAAAGGTAAGAAAAATTGCActcatttttttgcaataaaaatatgtctGCTAgtcatgtatatattatattcatttatttattttttttcccccACCAATTTATATTTAGGTATTAAAGTGCTTTGATATGTGACTTATAGAAATGAAAATAGGAAAATTTATAcatcaaaaattaaattaaaaaataatatatctttaCAGTTTTTTAgacaattatataaatcgAAGCATTTGTTGGAGCATTAATTCTACAAtgcttatatattataagaaaATACCAAAGTTGGCATAACTACATATGAATCATGGTTTAATGCATGAAAAGTATAAATcataaataacaaatgaACTATGCAAAATTATgtaaacgaaaaaaaaaaaacgggAAGAAAGcacatatgcatatatatctaCTTTTCTATATTTCTATGCACATAAAAGTGGGGCAtcaatttcaaaaaaaaattttaaacaaTGCATAGCATCGTGTCcttgtataaaaaaacacacACGATGCAATGTTTGGTAAATTAAATGacaaatattaatatataaaaaacaaaaaacttttaataatatgtatgtaGAATcataatcataaaaaattcatgAAAACAAGCAACtgcacacatatatatatatacgcGCATATAATGTATTATCATTTCTTACTTTTGAtagttaatatattaacactTTCAACGCGCTTATATTTATCTTCATTTGATATTTTGTAGACatcataaatatgttttctACATAAAGGACAACAAGGCaaagaatattttaacTTAGTAGTGTTATATATCAATGATCTTATACATAATTCACAAAATCCACCATGCATACATGgatataaaacaatattttttgggCGCTCATCACATATTTCACAATATTCAAATGAAGAAACTATCGAAGCGTCCTCTCCATTAATTTGATTTGAAATTGCATCATTATCTTCACGTTTTGTGAAACTTTTTTCTCCACATTTACTATCCCCTCCTGATAATCTTCCATATACCCATTTTCCATTCAAatatcttttattaaaaatattttttaaattaaatatatttttttttttattgtaacCCAATTTTCCATCATTTTCATTCCCTCcactattatttatattacttTGCGTGCTTcccaaatattttttcgatttatttttttcttcatattcTAAAATATCATCCATAGTGAATTCTCTATATGTATGTTCATTTACTCTAGTTAatgcaatttttttttgttttttctttttattttctataatataaatttttttttttggttgCATATTTTGTGTAAAATTGTGAAAATCTGTTAAACTAATTTGTTCTAAATATGAATCATTCAAAATGTCCACAAATAAAACTGCACtagttattattatagtaATAACTGTTGGCTTTCCAAGGTTtactaaaataaaaaaaatagcaaaTATCACATTCATTCCAAATAAAAACTTGCTAATATATTCTAAAATATAACCAGTATAAgtgtatttattattactatgtATATTggcaatattattattactagaATTATCAGAATTATTGCTCCTAATATGAccccatttttttaatagttTACTTCCACCATATGttagaatatatattatagaaCAAAaccatataaaatattgaaaatggTAACTAAATATCGGATCAATATCACTTACCCACCATAAAATACAATCATctgataaaataatttccaAAAACATCACTGTGCATAATGAccagaaatatttatataaatatccTTTTTTGGTGTTTAATGATAATCGGGATGATcgataaaagaaaaataaaacaaactcatataatattcttGATGATATAAGTCCAACACGTAAAcagagaaaaaatatggttaggaaaataaaaatccttgtaatttttaaatgattttGTGTTGgcatgaatataaataaataatttttgctattattactattaatCCTTTTGAATATATCTCTACACATTTTGAATTTGAATTCTTTTattgtgtatataaaaacatctttcttttttatcttttcaTACATTCTTATTGCAtccttatatatattctctgattttttttcattatttacactatttttattattattattattatataatttattcaaTACTCTATGTATgtcattatataatttataattccCTTTATtgatttcattttttatcatatcaTCAGTTAgtaacaaattttttattttatttttattaaattgaAACAAGAATGCTCTTGTAAAcatatcattatattttgagtcaattaataataactCAGCATCAtcaacatttatttttaataaattattatataacaaaGAAAATTCAATACTAAACAATcctaataatataaataaaaataaaaatgctCTAACAATTTTGTTCGCATTAAATTCTTCTAAATTGGGTTTTATTTCATACCCTAAAATTTTTCCAATAAAACATCTTTGATAAAATCTTAATTCATGTacttcattttcatttaaattatcattcatattgttatttattatattatctcTTATTGTTAAGGcataataattcatttcTTCACTATTCGAAGCTAAACTTCTTGAATTTctatcatttattatattatttattgttaATACATTGTTTACATTATTCACATCGAGCATATTATCCTCTTCTACATTTATTTCGCTATTTATtccattttcttcttcttcaCCTCTTAAATAAGGGGTTTCATTTGTATATACTCCATTATTTGGTGTTTCATTTTCGATGCCGCTATTCTCGATAATTCCTCTTTGATTAAAACACGTTGCATTATCTTCattcaaattatttgaaaattcaTTTTGTGGTTCTAATACAGTATTtgaattttcatttatatctCGATTATTTGTTACTCTTTCTTTTTGATCACCATTTATAGAAGGATCGTAAGTATGAGCAGATTgatattcattattatttgcatTGGTTAATGttgatttattatttttctctGGTTTCACATTTGAAGAAAAAGGAGGtggcatatttttttctgtatTATCACATACAAAATCtgtatttaaattattattttcgtcattttttaaattcggGTTTTCTAAATTAGGGATTTCATTGTTTAAATGGTTAGAATTAgtatattcattttcatgGCATCTAACTAAAGTACTACTTacattatcatcatttccatttatattttttatatgataatCTTTACACCAaatgttttcatttttatttccatttccGTTTCCTACTTCATTAATGTCTGTAAATCCCCcttccattttatttatggttaatttttcttttttcactgttttataatttaaataattattccATCAAATATGAGaacaattatttataacttCAAAAATCAATTTCACGATTTTCCCACATACCTTCGATGTTATACAcatgcatattatttttattatataactATATACATGCACATATGATCATTGCTGCCTTTAAAACACGTAtcttttacatttttatatttcatctcttatttatagaaaataaaaaatgctaTTTTATGGCATAATACACTGTTTCGAAAAATaacaacaaaaaaaaattataaatgatatacaTAAAGAATGCAATTTGTTTACAAATAACATCagttaaatattttttacatttatttaatattatacaaatgtaattcatcaattttttgatttcgttaaaaataaatatacataatgcTCATAGGGAATTTTTctttgttatatataattgcaTGGCAGGAAAATTAAGTCgtatattgtttatttttgtttaaataaataaagcatgcaaataaataaatatatataatatcaaataaaataaaataaagcatTTCAAACTAATGATTTTAAGCGgatatatgttatatattttacatgcatacttatatatataacttaaatgtaattattatatgtttcTTAGACTTTGTTAAAGCCAATGAAATGTAACAGTTTTACAAACATcctttataaatatattatatatgtaaaaacaTTTCATATagtatatgtataaaaatataaagacaCACCATTTATGAGATTAAATAAACACTAATtgcttttttatttcttaatGCTACTTGTATTATTagtgttttattattatttaaatgttttttgtctattattttaaattatggcaaatgaaatatcttttaaaaaaatattttatatagttttaaaaatataataataaagtaCGTTATTTCAAAGCgggaaaaaaattattatgtaaaAATCACATTTcatgatttatataaacaGGCTTAtgttttgttatatataaattaacttataaaaatatagaaaaaatatttatgcaataaaatatatgtaataaatatcttatttctttttaaagtattaatttgttatttaGGATATATAAAGTTTCATCAACTATGAATTAGCTTTTTATGATTTAGTAATATGTTATAATTACTAtttaaaggaaaaaattaaaaaattacaatatcaattatatttatattttttattatatttattgctttattcatttttttctataaaaatgtaatatcagtataaatacatatttaattattcttCATAAAAtgcttatatttattttaccgttgccattttattatatgaatttattttaaaataattttaatttaaaatttttttaacaagcTTAAGGTTTGCTATttcatgtatatatttatatatgtaaaatacCTTGACATATGcaatgatattttttataaaacatatcAGCAGTATTCATATAGAATAAGCAGTTTTATTCTAATTTCACAGAAATCatacttttttaaattatttttttgtaaaaatataaaataaaaaaatgaaaataacattttgaagaatatatatatatctatattcttttgtttccaattttatatattttgtttctttgtgtatatattataatgacAAACGTAACTATGCAGAAATAATGTAAtgctattatataatttttataacacTAATCAAGTTAACCTATTTTGGTAAATTTGccatatcaaaaaataaatattgataaaaaattatataaaatgcataattccataattttatttttatatatgtgaaaGCCCcaataaattgtttttttcgtattttaaaatagcatagtttttattttttataaggAACTACGTTTTTTATGGGTTTTCACTATTTTCATGTCTACATGctttgtatatttattgcaAATCCCTTTTTATgccattatatatttcttgggaattgtaaatatttttatgaaataattatatgcatatgtacttactaaaaataatcataaggttatgaaaatttttaagtTCTCAATGTGGccttaaaattttattaatttataattattaataaatgtgGAATATATGCTcccaaaaataattaacaATTTGCTTATCcaaataatattactatatattttgttcatacatataatttCTCAGTAATTtctaattaaaatattagcATATTACcacttttatattatcagatattaaaataaaattttaattttggaATTTTTATGTAACTATCTCATAGTAAATGTGTTACGTATATATACGTTTGTggataaaagaaaaacataGTGTgtattccttttttattttacccCGTGAAAAATATCACTCTATATTTCCCTTATGCCTATTCTCATACGCactaatatacatatatatttatatttatttatttattaaaaatacaataataCAAAGAAGCATTGTAAATACAATAAGTGTAAAtcgaatttttttatgtgcTTAAAAACAATCTTTCgtaacatttattttattttttatgtcttattaattactatttttttttttttttgaattagTACTATTGCACCATATTGCATATACAAATTGAATCGGACaatgaattttattttttggaagctttcttaaaaaatagagaaatgaaaaatactTATTTAGAGAATTAGACCAAGGATCgtaatcaaaaaaatagtattacatatatacacacacacatatatatagtagATATTATTCTTTATCTTGCCTCCTTTATTTACGTTTCAAATGCTGacaataaataatgtataaaaaaatgaaataataaacgaGATAGTAATATGTagcattattatttttatatatatctttttatttagaatgaaaaaatatattcttaGTTTaacgattttttttttattatttcaataATTGTAATTTTATGTTACTAAGAATATTTAAACGTCTCagttataaataattaaaaagtaTTTTATTAAGTTCTTATTCgaattatttcattttattaattttttaatatcataatgcagtaaatatataaatatcaaCGCTATActacattaaaaaaaagtagcgtccttaattttttataaattaaataattcttaaaatattgtatcttatatataatataatctATATAAAAGccttaaaaaaagtaaattgTGGAAGCATACAAACCTAtggtacatatatatatatatatatatatatatatatatatattgtatactCTACGATGTGTGTCAAGTGTTAAAATATTCGCAAATGTGTAAAGAGCTAATaagaataaattatatatgcatatatttataagaatcatatttatttgattgttatttaaatgtgcattaagaaaaaaaatgtgcatGCTTAATATCCCTTTTTTTAAGCATATATCAAAACTGTATTTTATtgcgtatatatatttttatctttttgcgatttaaaaaaaaaataattaaaaaatacatatattatttttcgcAACCCcttaaaaatttagaaataaataatataaaaaaacgtAATAACAattctaaattttttacactaaatataaataaataacaatatgaacaaaattaaaaaataatttacatgCACAATTGCATTTTTATACGTtcttaataattatttaagaataaatatattgtaaGTTTGCCTTATATGCgtgtatatatgcatattattatacgtgataatattaatacgtatttatacatttgcatattaattcatattatataataaataacaatagtgaaataattacataattgagaaatatttacagagaaaacaaaataatccttaaaaaaatgttataattgcataatgtttttttgaattttaatggcgatatatatattttataattttattgatattttttttagttgaAAAATAGTTAAGAAAAGTAAATACATTTTGCATGCtgtatttccatttttggttgtttgtatttttttttgtgttttttattagtaaggaaaataaaaagaattgcataaaaaattagaaaacACAGAATAGTTAATACAATTAATTGACTATATGAAGTTatatgattttatttttttttcttagcAATTCCCTAAAATGCcaaggaaaaatatatacatatacgACAAAAGCTATATTATGtaattattcatattcTTACAATACGTATACATATAGAGATTtataagcatatatatatgtgtatatgcATTGTATACACAAAGCCGAACAAATtggaaaaattaaaaaatgatatatatgaaattaatATTGTAATACTGTTTATGTGTACATGcgtatattattatttatatggggagttattatataggaatatttacacatttatttatgtttatatcatgcatattaaataattttttttatataattttcaaaatcCAATTTATGAAATTTCCAAATATCTCAAAGGAggtattttttcttatggtaataaaaatgtggacagcattaaatataattaaattatttttgagatattaatatatatatatatatatatctattatttatatttccatttattttcacaaaCTTAAATtgaaatacatatattgtgtacatgcttattttttatatgtgtATCCATTACGTGATTTCAtgtgtatttatattatataatattcatatgCATGCGTATTTATGcgtataaatattcatgGATGCACACCTCAAAATACGaggaataaaataaaattaaaaaaaaataatgcaaaaagaatataacgtcaatacataaaaatataatatattcaaagGGAAAAAATGTAAGAATAACATTTACGAAAAAACACacaaatttttcattttcattaatttttaaaaatatgtattaaaaaattatttaagcCTTTTATATGCgtatgaaatatatatacattttcatatttttcagaTATATAAGCATAGTATCTAAGACcgcacatatatatatatatatatatatatatatatatatatatatatatatatatatatagagtTTATgattacatatttatgataatatttatatatagatattgGTATATACCCAATAGCCTTTTAGCTATCTTAAATActtcataattttcatcTATATGCGCACGCCTATTAATACTATACACACATACATGtgtgtataaataaatactataaattatatatatatacattccAAAATGGAATACATAGGAAACATATATGATAAAGTGCTATCTGGTTATGTATCTGCTCATgtgttaaaatataaatcatgggaagaaaaaataataggtAAAGAAGCATGCAAAAATGATAgtgattatataaaaaaaaatttagaagaaatattagggacatttgtaaaaaatggGAAATTTTCACACTCATTATGGGAACAGCATAAAATGTTCATAGGAGATGAGGGTATATATCTTTTAGGGGAAATTATAACTATTTGTCAAATTGTGCAATTTGTAGATTCCGATGATATTGAAAATGTTCAAAGTAATGAAGaatttaaaacaaatttaatagatgaattaaaaaaaagattaattataaaaaaaaaaactgaaatattagaagaaaaaattatttctaaTATATC of Plasmodium berghei ANKA genome assembly, chromosome: 6 contains these proteins:
- a CDS encoding mitochondrial import inner membrane translocase subunit TIM10, putative, whose translation is MNENISKVNSTIVELLGMSDLFRRMQNSCWGKCIPDVNEPFLSVGETSCVDRCVHKYLEIHTLVGKNLQESQVMK
- a CDS encoding zinc finger protein, putative, which translates into the protein MEGGFTDINEVGNGNGNKNENIWCKDYHIKNINGNDDNVSSTLVRCHENEYTNSNHLNNEIPNLENPNLKNDENNNLNTDFVCDNTEKNMPPPFSSNVKPEKNNKSTLTNANNNEYQSAHTYDPSINGDQKERVTNNRDINENSNTVLEPQNEFSNNLNEDNATCFNQRGIIENSGIENETPNNGVYTNETPYLRGEEEENGINSEINVEEDNMLDVNNVNNVLTINNIINDRNSRSLASNSEEMNYYALTIRDNIINNNMNDNLNENEVHELRFYQRCFIGKILGYEIKPNLEEFNANKIVRAFLFLFILLGLFSIEFSLLYNNLLKINVDDAELLLIDSKYNDMFTRAFLFQFNKNKIKNLLLTDDMIKNEINKGNYKLYNDIHRVLNKLYNNNNNKNSVNNEKKSENIYKDAIRMYEKIKKKDVFIYTIKEFKFKMCRDIFKRINSNNSKNYLFIFMPTQNHLKITRIFIFLTIFFLCLRVGLISSRILYEFVLFFFYRSSRLSLNTKKGYLYKYFWSLCTVMFLEIILSDDCILWWVSDIDPIFSYHFQYFIWFCSIIYILTYGGSKLLKKWGHIRSNNSDNSSNNNIANIHSNNKYTYTGYILEYISKFLFGMNVIFAIFFILVNLGKPTVITIIITSAVLFVDILNDSYLEQISLTDFHNFTQNMQPKKKIYIIENKKKKQKKIALTRVNEHTYREFTMDDILEYEEKNKSKKYLGSTQSNINNSGGNENDGKLGYNKKKNIFNLKNIFNKRYLNGKWVYGRLSGGDSKCGEKSFTKREDNDAISNQINGEDASIVSSFEYCEICDERPKNIVLYPCMHGGFCELCIRSLIYNTTKLKYSLPCCPLCRKHIYDVYKISNEDKYKRVESVNILTIKSKK